The Deinococcus koreensis genome window below encodes:
- a CDS encoding DUF554 domain-containing protein, whose translation MSLLSQLSGTFVNVATVLLGTLLGLTLGGRLPERTQRTLLQTLSLAVLFIGLDMAGSVNRVSGGVVPGVILTLISLALGAVVGEALGIEDRLESLGERLRTRFRGGGRFTEGFVAASLLFCVGPMTVIGGLQNGLTGDSSTYVLKSVLDGIAGLALAGVYGLGVGFSALTVLVVQGGISLAAGAFAASLLGGADPAVLKTNPYVLLITGAGGLVIIGISWNLMLAGLGFDDRRVRVGSLLPALAVAPLLLWLASRLSG comes from the coding sequence ACCCTGGGCGGCCGGCTGCCCGAACGCACCCAGCGCACGCTGCTGCAGACCCTCAGTCTGGCGGTGCTGTTCATCGGGCTGGACATGGCCGGCAGCGTCAACCGCGTGAGCGGCGGCGTGGTGCCCGGCGTGATCCTGACCCTGATCAGCCTCGCGCTGGGCGCGGTGGTCGGCGAGGCGCTGGGCATCGAAGACCGGCTGGAATCGCTGGGCGAACGGCTGAGGACGCGCTTCCGGGGCGGGGGCCGCTTCACCGAGGGCTTCGTGGCCGCCAGCCTGCTCTTCTGTGTGGGGCCGATGACCGTGATCGGCGGCCTGCAGAACGGCCTGACCGGCGACAGCTCTACCTACGTGCTCAAGAGCGTGCTGGACGGAATCGCCGGGCTGGCGCTGGCCGGCGTGTACGGCCTGGGAGTGGGCTTCAGCGCGCTGACCGTCCTGGTCGTGCAGGGGGGGATCAGCCTGGCGGCGGGGGCCTTCGCGGCGAGCCTGCTGGGCGGCGCCGATCCGGCCGTCCTGAAGACCAACCCCTACGTGCTGCTGATCACCGGGGCGGGCGGTCTGGTCATCATCGGGATCAGCTGGAACCTGATGCTAGCGGGGCTGGGGTTCGACGACCGCCGTGTCCGGGTCGGCAGCCTGCTGCCCGCCCTGGCCGTTGCGCCGCTGTTGCTGTGGCTGGCCTCGCGGCTGAGTGGCTGA
- a CDS encoding DUF4384 domain-containing protein, protein MTTGTRIPTRRMLALSALLGLAATASASPAKITAQSIIVNPVETKLNVDVWVNKDASGKANPAYRKGEKLSVAVKTNADAYVYLFNVNANGTIDLFFPNNYEESNFVQAGVTRVFPPEGAKYSFTVAGPNGQDKLLALASSKELKLDDIARFAGEQASNQGFAQVRLKGQENLAKALSIVVNPLPADGWTTDVALFRVGTQPQGTATGTVTTTPGQPAQPAPQSAPVQPAPAQPAPAPVATPAPQQPAPTPVAQIKPGEKKDGSADQAMVDAYARLKGSESLGNATTYALPWADGLWQKFNGVGAYGDAVLLHANGSSRSYAVHGMLLERYLALAGAENGGVRPPSRLGWAAGDEKVIPQNSQGTSGLYGFFQNGALYGTEKYGTFWLQGAVLKTYQGLGGSGSFLGFPTRDQYQLQGAWAADFEGGTIRTVNGTPKVYRK, encoded by the coding sequence ATGACCACCGGAACCCGCATCCCGACCCGCCGAATGCTCGCCCTGAGCGCCCTGCTGGGCCTCGCCGCCACCGCCTCCGCCAGTCCCGCCAAGATCACGGCCCAGAGCATCATCGTGAACCCGGTCGAGACGAAACTGAACGTGGACGTCTGGGTGAACAAGGACGCCAGCGGCAAGGCCAACCCCGCCTACCGCAAGGGCGAGAAGCTCAGCGTGGCGGTCAAGACCAACGCCGACGCCTACGTCTACCTGTTCAACGTGAACGCGAACGGCACCATCGACCTGTTCTTCCCGAACAACTACGAGGAGAGCAACTTCGTGCAGGCCGGCGTGACCCGCGTGTTCCCGCCGGAGGGCGCCAAGTACTCGTTTACGGTGGCGGGGCCGAACGGGCAGGACAAACTGCTCGCGCTGGCCAGCAGCAAGGAACTCAAGCTGGACGACATCGCGCGCTTCGCCGGTGAGCAGGCCAGCAATCAGGGCTTCGCGCAGGTGCGCCTGAAGGGCCAGGAGAATCTGGCCAAAGCCCTGAGCATCGTGGTCAACCCCCTGCCCGCCGACGGCTGGACGACGGACGTCGCGCTGTTCCGCGTGGGCACCCAGCCCCAGGGCACGGCGACCGGCACCGTGACCACCACGCCCGGCCAGCCAGCCCAGCCAGCGCCCCAATCCGCTCCGGTTCAGCCTGCTCCCGCGCAACCCGCTCCAGCTCCGGTGGCCACGCCCGCCCCACAGCAGCCCGCGCCCACCCCTGTGGCCCAGATCAAGCCCGGCGAGAAGAAGGACGGCAGCGCCGACCAGGCTATGGTGGACGCCTACGCCCGCCTGAAGGGCAGCGAGAGCCTGGGCAATGCCACCACCTACGCCCTGCCCTGGGCCGACGGCCTGTGGCAGAAATTTAACGGCGTGGGGGCTTACGGCGACGCCGTACTGCTGCACGCCAACGGCAGCAGCCGCTCGTACGCGGTTCACGGAATGCTGCTGGAGCGCTACCTGGCGCTGGCAGGGGCCGAGAACGGTGGGGTGCGGCCCCCCTCGCGCCTGGGTTGGGCGGCCGGCGACGAGAAGGTCATCCCGCAGAACAGCCAGGGCACCAGCGGCCTGTACGGCTTCTTCCAGAACGGCGCGCTGTACGGCACCGAGAAGTACGGCACCTTCTGGCTGCAGGGCGCGGTCTTGAAGACCTACCAGGGCCTGGGTGGCTCGGGCTCCTTCCTGGGCTTCCCCACCCGCGACCAGTACCAGCTCCAGGGCGCCTGGGCCGCCGACTTCGAGGGCGGCACCATCCGCACCGTGAACGGCACCCCGAAGGTCTACCGCAAGTAA